The following proteins come from a genomic window of Trifolium pratense cultivar HEN17-A07 linkage group LG4, ARS_RC_1.1, whole genome shotgun sequence:
- the LOC123923591 gene encoding uncharacterized protein LOC123923591 yields the protein MRSFSKNKLSSCFRPVVDIDNMLESKVAAHRSATKPVSKFSKSWIKVLLLETILNRRAHHKNRYGLDCFRGSKNNYSTHKKETKPSLSTLSTHSSSISSSKVSPSKNMCTKVEGKKANHGSTLLEKQKKFEFYAMCLVFISLVFTVFWGKLYGIILTSIFLYFFTVCNSNYSGQKNYYTKYGCKGHYGKCAQSELS from the exons ATGAGGAGCTTCTCAAAGAACAAATTATCTAGCTGTTTTCGCCCTGTCGTTGATATAGATAACATGCTTGAATCTAAAGTTGCTGCTCATCGCTCAGCGACTAAGCCTGTTTCGAAGTTTTCAAAGAGCTGGATCAAAGTTTTGTTGTTGGAAACCATATTG AATAGAAGAGCACATCATAAAAATCGCTACGGCCTTGATTGTTTTCGCGGGTCAAAGAATAATTATTCGAcacataaaaaagaaacaaaacccTCTTTATCAACATTATCTACACACAGTTCATCTATTTCAAGCTCAAAGGTATCACCATCAAaaaacatgtgcaccaaagtgGAAGGAAAAAAAGCTAACCATGGAAGCACACTACTAGAGAAGCAGAAGAAGTTTGAGTTCTATGCAATGTGTTTGGTTTTCATAAGCTTGGTATTTACAGTATTTTGGGGGAAACTATATGGAATTATTTTGACATCAATATTCCTCTACTTTTTCACTGTTTGCAACTCAAACTATAGCGGCCAAAAGAACTACTACACCAAATATGGATGTAAGGGTCATTATGGAAAGTGTGCTCAAAGTGAACTATCATAA
- the LOC123923523 gene encoding G-type lectin S-receptor-like serine/threonine-protein kinase At2g19130, with translation MKRKPLFLLSLIILFSLHTYPSLSAITIISSNQSLSGDRTLVSKDENFELGFFNTRNSSNYYIGIWYKKISIRTYVWVANRDHPVSDKKSSKLTISDGNLVLLDQSQNLVWSTNLSSSSSSSSSSTSTRSSSVVAVLLDSGNLILSNRPNASESEALWQSFDFPTNTWLPGGKIKLDKVNKKPTYLTAWKNSEDPTSGIFSLELDPNGTNSYFMLWNKTRQYWTSGTWNGQKFSLVPEMRLNYIYNFTFMESKNESYFTYSLYNNTIISRFVMDLSGQVKQFSWLESTQSWNLFWSRPIGQCEVYAFCGAFGSCNENSKPACNCLNGYEPKLKSDWDLGDYSHGCVKRNKFQCEVSSKPSSGAKDKFLSISSLALPEDAKHAVEAGLVDECESTCLSNCSCTAYAYNSSGCFIWKGEFLNLKQISQDDRNGQTLFLKLAASEFSDSKSNKGITSIGIVSGAVGGIVVLFVFVLIVVIRRRKRLAGARTSVGGSLIAFAYRDLQNATKNFSDKLGGGGFGSVFKGTLPDSSVVAVKKLESISQGEKQFRTEVSTIGTVQHVNLVRLRGFCSKGDKRLLVYDYMPNGSLDSSLFQEKVLNWKVRYQIALGIARGLTYLHEKCRDCIIHCDVKPENILIDSDFCPKVADFGLAKLVGRDFSRVLTTMRGTRGYLAPEWISGVAITAKADVYSYGMMLFELVSGRRNSDPSQNGQVKFFPTLAANVVHHGGNVISLLDSRLEGDANVEDIARLIKIASWCVQDDEAHRPSMGQVVQILEGVLDVSLPPIPRSLQAFIDDHEDIVFFTHNSQGAA, from the exons ATGAAGAGAAAACCATTGTTCTTGCTTTCACTCATCATTTTATTCTCTTTGCACACCTACCCTTCACTTTCTGCTATAACCATCATCTCATCAAACCAATCTCTTTCTGGTGATCGAACTCTGGTTTCCAAAGATGAAAACTTTGAATTGGGTTTCTTCAATACACGTAATTCCTCTAATTACTACATAGGTATTTGGTACAAAAAGATATCTATAAGGACATATGTTTGGGTAGCAAATAGAGATCACCCAGTTTCTGATAAAAAATCTTCCAAGTTAACTATATCTGATGGTAATTTAGTTCTCTTGGATCAGTCTCAAAATCTTGTTTGGTCAACAAATTTGAGTTCTAGTTCTAGTTCTAGTTCTAGTTCTACTAGTACTAGATCAAGTTCTGTTGTTGCTGTTCTTTTAGATTCTGGTAATCTTATATTAAGTAATAGGCCTAATGCGTCCGAATCCGAAGCTCTTTGGCAGAGTTTTGATTTTCCAACAAATACATGGCTTCCTGGTGGCAAAATTAAACTTGATAAAGTAAACAAGAAGCCTACATATCTTACTGCATGGAAAAACAGTGAAGATCCGACATCAGGTATATTCTCTCTTGAACTAGACCCTAATGGAACCAATTCATATTTTATGCTTTGGAATAAAACTCGTCAGTATTGGACAAGCGGTACTTGGAATGGACAAAAATTTAGCTTGGTTCCTGAAATGAGGTTAAACTACATTTACAATTTCACCTTTATGGAAAGCAAAAACGAGAGCTACTTTACATACTCTTTGTATAACAATACTATTATATCTCGTTTTGTGATGGATTTGTCGGGGCAGGTCAAGCAATTTTCTTGGCTCGAAAGTACTCAGAGCTGGAATTTGTTTTGGTCAAGGCCAATAGGACAGTGCGAGGTTTATGCTTTCTGTGGTGCATTTGGTAGCTGTAATGAGAACTCAAAGCCAGCTTGCAATTGTTTGAATGGTTATGAACCAAAGTTGAAATCTGATTGGGATCTTGGTGATTACTCACATGGTTGTGTGAAAAGAAACAAGTTTCAATGTGAGGTATCTTCCAAGCCTTCTAGCGGTGCCAAGGATAAATTCTTATCCATATCCAGTCTGGCTTTGCCTGAAGATGCAAAACATGCTGTGGAAGCTGGTTTAGTTGACGAATGTGAGTCAACCTGTTTGAGCAACTGTTCTTGCACTGCATATGCTTATAACAGTAGCGGTTGTTTCATTTGGAAGGGAGAGTTCTTGAATCTGAAACAGATTTCTCAAGATGATAGGAATGGACAGACTTTGTTTCTAAAACTTGCTGCATCTGAGTTTTCTGATTCTAAAAGCAACAAAGGGATAACAAGCATTGGTATTGTTTCTGGTGCTGTTGGCGGTATAGTGGTTCtctttgtttttgttctaaTTGTCGTGATTAGGCGAAGAAAGAGACTAGCTGGAGCAAGAACTTCTGTTGGGGGCTCATTGATAGCATTTGCATACAGAGATTTGCAAAATGCTACCAAGAATTTCTCAGACAAACTTGGAGGAGGAGGTTTTGGTTCTGTTTTCAAAGGAACATTACCTGATTCAAGTGTCGTAGCGGTGAAGAAACTCGAAAGCATTAGCCAAGGCGAGAAGCAGTTTCGAACAGAAGTGAGTACTATTGGGACTGTACAACATGTCAACCTTGTTAGGCTTCGTGGTTTCTGTTCCAAAGGCGACAAAAGGCTTCTGGTTTATGATTACATGCCAAATGGGTCTTTGGATTCAAGTCTGTTTCAAGAAAAGGTGTTGAATTGGAAAGTAAGATATCAAATTGCTCTCGGAATAGCTAGAGGATTGACTTATCTTCATGAAAAATGTAGAGACTGTATCATTCACTGCGACGTGAAGCCGGAAAACATTCTCATAGATTCTGATTTTTGTCCAAAGGTAGCAGACTTCGGCCTTGCAAAGCTTGTCGGAAGGGACTTCAGCAGGGTCCTCACTACCATGAGAGGAACTAGAGGTTATTTAGCTCCAGAATGGATTTCAGGAGTAGCTATTACCGCTAAAGCCGATGTTTACAGCTACGGAATGATGCTTTTTGAGCTCGTTTCAGGTAGACGGAACTCTGATCCTTCCCAAAATGGTCAAGTTAAATTCTTTCCTACATTGGCTGCAAACGTAGTACATCATGGAGGGAATGTGATTAGCCTATTGGACTCGAGATTGGAGGGAGATGCCAATGTTGAAGATATCGCTAGACTCATAAAAATAGCTTCATGGTGTGTTCAGGATGATGAAGCTCATAGGCCATCCATGGGTCAAGTAGTTCAAATACTTGAAGGGGTTTTGGATGTGTCTTTGCCTCCAATTCCTAGATCACTTCAAGCTTTTATTGATGACCATGAGGACATTGTTTTCTTCACTCATAACTCACAG GGTGCTGCATGA
- the LOC123923524 gene encoding uncharacterized protein LOC123923524, which produces MKSFSKNKFFHCFRPVVDIDAMLESKVAAHCSESWFMQHPKKQTVSKLIKAVILETILNKRARHQNRYSLDCFGGSKKNCSTHKKESKASQSSLSTLSTQSSSFSSPKVSQLKNMSTKEKHEKESSSGSTLLEKQTKFELYAICLVLISLVFTVFWGKLCGIFLTSMCLYFFCLWNSNSSCQKMLLSCPKIDVKGDYGMCAQSEISLYLLRQGAHLAVKETKQIHS; this is translated from the exons ATGAAGAGCTTTTCAAAGAACAAATTCTTTCATTGCTTTCGACCGGTTGTTGATATAGATGCCATGCTTGAATCCAAAGTTGCTGCTCATTGCTCAGAGAGCTGGTTCATGCAGCACCCTAAGAAACAAACCGTTTCAAAGTTGATCAAAGCTGTGATATTAGAAACCATATTG AATAAAAGAGCTCGACATCAAAATCGTTACAGCCTTGATTGTTTCGGTGgatcaaagaaaaattgttcGACACATAAAAAAGAATCTAAAGCCTCTCAATCATCTTTGTCAACATTATCTACACAAAGTTCCTCGTTTTCAAGCCCAAAAGTATCACAATTGAAGAACATGTCAACCAAAGAAAAACATGAGAAAGAAAGCAGCAGTGGAAGCACACTACTAGAGAAGCAAACGAAGTTTGAGTTGTATGCAATATGTTTGGTACTCATAAGCTTAGTATTTACTGTGTTTTGGGGGAAACTATGTGGAATTTTTTTGACATCAATGTGCCTATACTTTTTTTGTCTTTGGAACTCAAACTCTAGCTGCCAGAAGATGTTGCTAAGTTGTCCAAAGATTGATGTAAAAGGTGATTATGGAATGTGTGCTCAAAGTGAGATTTCTCTGTACTTGCTGAGACAAGGAGCACATTTGGCAGTGAAGGAGACAAAACAGATTCATAGTTAG
- the LOC123924750 gene encoding transcription factor MYB14-like, with protein sequence MARTPICDKSGMRKGTWTAEEDRKLIAYVTRYGCWNWRQLPKFAGLARCGKSCRLRWMNYLRPNIKRGNFTQQEEELIIRMHKNLGNRWSTIAAELPGRTDNEVKNHWHTSLKKRVQHNSIINEEIKSKHIESTQERDISFSQVTTPASSQNTNGPLSPISSSSGFSSTTYSYQSSNHDLDDFGFLDGFIESMDQSFWLDDDLSTIVQDNTNCAFQNQDTTTNDVFLVSPNHSSNESNLVLDNDFSSFLDSYEESTVDSFWTQPYEADMSHVLYNQQWGFLE encoded by the coding sequence atgGCTAGAACTCCTATTTGTGACAAAAGTGGAATGAGGAAAGGAACTTGGACTGCTGAAGAAGATAGGAAATTAATAGCTTATGTAACTAGATATGGTTGCTGGAATTGGCGTCAACTTCCGAAGTTTGCAGGTCTTGCAAGATGTGGGAAGAGTTGTAGATTGAGGTGGATGAATTATCTAAGGCCTAATATCAAAAGAGGAAATTTCACTCAACAAGAAGAAGAATTGATCATCAGAATGCATAAAAACCTTGGCAATAGATGGTCAACCATCGCGGCCGAGTTACCAGGAAGAACAGATAACGAAGTGAAGAACCATTGGCATACATCCCTCAAGAAGAGAGTTCAACACAACTCAATCATAAATgaagaaatcaaatcaaaacatATTGAATCCACACAAGAAAGGGATATTTCCTTTTCCCAAGTTACTACTCCAGCTAGTTCCCAAAACACCAATGGCCCATTATCCCCAATTTCATCATCAAGTGGTTTCTCCTCCACAACATATTCATATCAAAGTTCCAATCATGATTTGGATGATTTTGGTTTTCTTGATGGATTTATAGAATCTATGGATCAAAGTTTTTGGCTGGATGATGACCTTTCCACAATTGTGCAAGACAATACTAATTGTGCTTTTCAAAATCAAGATACTACCACTAATGATGTTTTTTTAGTGTCTCCAAATCATTCATCCAATGAAAGTAATTTGGTTTTGGATAATGATTTTAGCAGCTTTCTAGATTCTTATGAAGAGTCAACGGTTGATAGTTTTTGGACACAACCATATGAGGCTGACATGTCCCACGTTCTATACAACCAACAATGGGGTTTCTTAGAATAA